One genomic region from Enoplosus armatus isolate fEnoArm2 chromosome 17, fEnoArm2.hap1, whole genome shotgun sequence encodes:
- the LOC139299736 gene encoding transportin-2-like isoform X4: MEWQPDEQGLQQVLQLLKDSQSPNTVTQRAVQQKLEQLNQFPDFNNYLIFVLTRLKTEDEPTRSLSGLILKNNVKAHYQNFPPAVADFIKQECLNNIGDPSPLIRATIGILITTIASKGELQTWPELLPQLCNLLNSEDYNTCEGSFGALQKICEDSSELLDSDALNRPLNIMIPKFLQFFKHCSPKIRSHAIACVNQFIIGRAQALMDNIDTFIESLFALAADEDSEVRKNVCRALVMLLEVRIDRLIPHMHSIIQYMLQRTQDPDENVALEACEFWLTLAEQPICKEMLSGHLVQLTPILVNGMKYSEIDIILLKGDVEEDEAVPDSDQDIKPRFHKSRTVTLQHEGGEGEEGEDIEDDDDDDDDTLSDWNLRKCSAAALDVLANVFRDELLPHLLPLLKGLLFHPDWVIKESGILVLGAIAEGCMQGMVPYLPELIPHLIQCLCDKKALVRSIACWTLSRYAHWVVSQPPDSYLKPLMTELLKRILDGNKRVQEAACSAFATLEEEACTELVPYLSFILDTLVFAFGKYQHKNLLILYDAIGTLADSVGHHLNQPEYIQKLMPPLIAKWNELKDEDKDLFPLLECLSSVATALQSGFLPYCEPVYQRCVTLVQKTLAQAMMYNQHPDQYEAPDKDFMIVALDLLSGLAEGLGGHVEQLVARSNIMTLLFQCMQDTMPEVRQSSFALLGDLTKACFPHVKPCIAEFMPILGLNLNPEFISVCNNATWAIGEISMQMGAEMQPYVGMVLPHLVEIINRPNTPKTLLENTAITIGRLGYVCPQEVAPQLQQFIRPWCTSLRNIRDNEEKDSAFRGICVMIGVNPAGVVQDFIFFCDAVASWVNPKDDLRDMFYKILHGFKDQVGEENWQQFSEQFPPLLKERLSACYGV; this comes from the exons ATGGAGTGGCAGCCAGATGAGCAGGGACTTCAGCAGgtcctccagctgctcaaaGACTCACAATCACcgaacacagtcacacagagagcTGTCCAACAA AAACTTGAACAACTCAACCAGTTCCCTGACTTCAACAACTATCTCATCTTTGTCCTCACACGACTCAAAACTGAAG aCGAGCCGACTCGCTCTCTGAGTGGTCTGATACTGAAGAACAATGTTAAGGCCCACTACCAGAACTTCCCCCCAGCTGTTGCTGACTTCATCAAGCAGGAATGTCTCAACAACATTGGTGACCCCTCGCCTCTCATCCGTGCCACAATTg GCATCCTGATCACTACTATTGCCTCCAAGGGAGAGCTTCAAACGTGGCCTGAGCTGCTGCCCCAGCTGTGCAACTTGCTCAACTCGGAGGACTACAACACCTGCGAG GGCTCGTTTGGAGCACTGCAGAAGATCTGTGAGGACTCGTCAGAGCTGCTGGACAGCGACGCTCTGAACAGACCCCTCAACATTATGATACCTAAATTCCTTCAGTTCTTCAAGCACTGCAGCCCCAAGATTAG GTCCCATGCCATAGCCTGTGTGAACCAGTTCATCATTGGCAGAGCCCAGGCTCTAATGGACAACATTGACACCTTCATAGAG AGCCTGTTTGCGCTGGCAGCAGATGAGGACTCTGAGGTTCGAAAGAACGTGTGCCGAGCCCTGGTGATGTTACTGGAGGTTCGCATTGACCGTCTCatcccacacatgcacagcatcATCCAG TACATGCTGCAGAGAACCCAGGACCCTGATGAGAATGTGGCTCTGGAGGCCTGTGAGTTTTGGCTGACTTTAGCAGAGCAGCCCATCTGTAAGGAGATGCTGTCCGGACACCTGGTGCA ACTAACACCTATCTTGGTAAATGGGATGAAGTATTCAGAGATAGACATCATACTATTAAAG GGTGAtgtggaggaggacgaggcAGTACCAGATAGCGATCAGGACATCAAGCCCCGTTTTCACAAGTCGCGCACCGTCACCTTGCAGCAtgaaggaggggagggtgaAGAGGGTGAGGACATcgaagatgatgatgacgacgatgacgacACGCTGTCTGACTGGAACCTGC GAAAGTGTTCAGCCGCAGCACTGGATGTGCTGGCCAACGTGTTCCGTGACGAGCTACTGCCCCACCTCCTGCCGCTCCTGAAAGGTCTGCTCTTCCACCCGGACTGGGTCATCAAGGAGTCTGGCATCCTGGTGTTGGGGGCCATAGCTGAGG GCTGCATGCAGGGCATGGTGCCCTACCTGCCGGAGCTGATCCCCCACCTCATCCAGTGTCTATGCGACAAAAAGGCCCTGGTGCGCTCCATTGCCTGCTGGACCTTGAGTCGTTATGCACATTGGGTGGTCTCCCAGCCCCCCGACTCCTACCTCAAACCCCTTATGACAGAGCTTCTTAAACGTATCCTGGATGGCAACAAGAGAGTGCAGGAGGCCGCCTGTAG CGCGTTTGCCaccctggaggaggaggcgtgCACAGAGCTGGTGCCCTACCTGAGCTTTATCCTGGACACGCTGGTGTTTGCCTTCGGGAAGTACCAGCACAAGAATCTCCTCATTCTCTACGATGCTATAGGAACCCTGGCAGACTCAGTGGGTCACCACCTCAATCAGCCT GAGTACATTCAGAAGTTGATGCCCCCCCTTATTGCCAAGTGGAACGAGCTGAAGGACGAAGACAAGGATCTTTTCCCACTACTAGAG tgtCTGTCATCAGTAGCCACCGCCCTGCAGAGTGGGTTTCTGCCTTACTGTGAGCCTGTCTACCAGCGCTGTGTCACACTAGTCCAGAAGACACTAGCTCAGGCTATG ATGTACAACCAACACCCAGATCAGTATGAGGCCCCTGACAAGGACTTTATGATTGTGGCCTTGGATCTGCTGAGCGGCCTGGCTGAGGGTTTGGGGGGTCATGTGGAACAGCTAGTGGCCCGCTCTAACATCATGACCCTGCTTTTCCAGTGCATGCAG GATACCATGCCTGAGGTGAGGCAAAGCTCCTTTGCTCTACTGGGTGATTTAACCAAGGCGTGCTTCCCCCATGTTAAGCCCTGCATTG CTGAGTTTATGCCCATCCTGGGGCTCAACCTGAACCCAGAGTTTATCTCGGTGTGTAACAACGCTACCTGGGCCATTGGAGAGATCTCCATGCAAATGG GTGCAGAGATGCAGCCTTATGTGGGCATGGTTCTGCCACACCTGGTAGAGATAATCAATAGACCCAACACACCCAAGACTCTGCTGGAaaacacag CCATTACGATTGGCAGACTGGGTTACGTCTGTCCACAGGAAGTGgcaccacagctgcagcaatTCATTAGACCATG GTGCACATCGTTGAGGAATATCAGAGATAACGAGGAGAAGGATTCAGCCTTCCGGGGAATCTGTGTGATGATAGGCGTCAACCCTGCAGGGGTGGTGCAG gacttcattttcttctgtgaCGCGGTGGCCTCCTGGGTCAACCCCAAGGATGACCTGAGAGACATGTTTTATAAG ATCTTGCATGGCTTCAAGGACCAGGTCGGGGAAGAGAACTGGCAGCAGTTCTCTGAgcagtttcctcctctgttgaaGGAGCGCCTGTCAGCCTGCTACGGCGTCTAA
- the LOC139299736 gene encoding transportin-2-like isoform X6 codes for MEWQPDEQGLQQVLQLLKDSQSPNTVTQRAVQQKLEQLNQFPDFNNYLIFVLTRLKTEDEPTRSLSGLILKNNVKAHYQNFPPAVADFIKQECLNNIGDPSPLIRATIGILITTIASKGELQTWPELLPQLCNLLNSEDYNTCEGSFGALQKICEDSSELLDSDALNRPLNIMIPKFLQFFKHCSPKIRSHAIACVNQFIIGRAQALMDNIDTFIESLFALAADEDSEVRKNVCRALVMLLEVRIDRLIPHMHSIIQYMLQRTQDPDENVALEACEFWLTLAEQPICKEMLSGHLVQLTPILVNGMKYSEIDIILLKGDVEEDEAVPDSDQDIKPRFHKSRTVTLQHEGGEGEEGEDIEDDDDDDDDTLSDWNLRKCSAAALDVLANVFRDELLPHLLPLLKGLLFHPDWVIKESGILVLGAIAEGCMQGMVPYLPELIPHLIQCLCDKKALVRSIACWTLSRYAHWVVSQPPDSYLKPLMTELLKRILDGNKRVQEAACSAFATLEEEACTELVPYLSFILDTLVFAFGKYQHKNLLILYDAIGTLADSVGHHLNQPEYIQKLMPPLIAKWNELKDEDKDLFPLLECLSSVATALQSGFLPYCEPVYQRCVTLVQKTLAQAMMYNQHPDQYEAPDKDFMIVALDLLSGLAEGLGGHVEQLVARSNIMTLLFQCMQDTMPEVRQSSFALLGDLTKACFPHVKPCIAEFMPILGLNLNPEFISVCNNATWAIGEISMQMEMQPYVGMVLPHLVEIINRPNTPKTLLENTAITIGRLGYVCPQEVAPQLQQFIRPWCTSLRNIRDNEEKDSAFRGICVMIGVNPAGVVQDFIFFCDAVASWVNPKDDLRDMFYKILHGFKDQVGEENWQQFSEQFPPLLKERLSACYGV; via the exons ATGGAGTGGCAGCCAGATGAGCAGGGACTTCAGCAGgtcctccagctgctcaaaGACTCACAATCACcgaacacagtcacacagagagcTGTCCAACAA AAACTTGAACAACTCAACCAGTTCCCTGACTTCAACAACTATCTCATCTTTGTCCTCACACGACTCAAAACTGAAG aCGAGCCGACTCGCTCTCTGAGTGGTCTGATACTGAAGAACAATGTTAAGGCCCACTACCAGAACTTCCCCCCAGCTGTTGCTGACTTCATCAAGCAGGAATGTCTCAACAACATTGGTGACCCCTCGCCTCTCATCCGTGCCACAATTg GCATCCTGATCACTACTATTGCCTCCAAGGGAGAGCTTCAAACGTGGCCTGAGCTGCTGCCCCAGCTGTGCAACTTGCTCAACTCGGAGGACTACAACACCTGCGAG GGCTCGTTTGGAGCACTGCAGAAGATCTGTGAGGACTCGTCAGAGCTGCTGGACAGCGACGCTCTGAACAGACCCCTCAACATTATGATACCTAAATTCCTTCAGTTCTTCAAGCACTGCAGCCCCAAGATTAG GTCCCATGCCATAGCCTGTGTGAACCAGTTCATCATTGGCAGAGCCCAGGCTCTAATGGACAACATTGACACCTTCATAGAG AGCCTGTTTGCGCTGGCAGCAGATGAGGACTCTGAGGTTCGAAAGAACGTGTGCCGAGCCCTGGTGATGTTACTGGAGGTTCGCATTGACCGTCTCatcccacacatgcacagcatcATCCAG TACATGCTGCAGAGAACCCAGGACCCTGATGAGAATGTGGCTCTGGAGGCCTGTGAGTTTTGGCTGACTTTAGCAGAGCAGCCCATCTGTAAGGAGATGCTGTCCGGACACCTGGTGCA ACTAACACCTATCTTGGTAAATGGGATGAAGTATTCAGAGATAGACATCATACTATTAAAG GGTGAtgtggaggaggacgaggcAGTACCAGATAGCGATCAGGACATCAAGCCCCGTTTTCACAAGTCGCGCACCGTCACCTTGCAGCAtgaaggaggggagggtgaAGAGGGTGAGGACATcgaagatgatgatgacgacgatgacgacACGCTGTCTGACTGGAACCTGC GAAAGTGTTCAGCCGCAGCACTGGATGTGCTGGCCAACGTGTTCCGTGACGAGCTACTGCCCCACCTCCTGCCGCTCCTGAAAGGTCTGCTCTTCCACCCGGACTGGGTCATCAAGGAGTCTGGCATCCTGGTGTTGGGGGCCATAGCTGAGG GCTGCATGCAGGGCATGGTGCCCTACCTGCCGGAGCTGATCCCCCACCTCATCCAGTGTCTATGCGACAAAAAGGCCCTGGTGCGCTCCATTGCCTGCTGGACCTTGAGTCGTTATGCACATTGGGTGGTCTCCCAGCCCCCCGACTCCTACCTCAAACCCCTTATGACAGAGCTTCTTAAACGTATCCTGGATGGCAACAAGAGAGTGCAGGAGGCCGCCTGTAG CGCGTTTGCCaccctggaggaggaggcgtgCACAGAGCTGGTGCCCTACCTGAGCTTTATCCTGGACACGCTGGTGTTTGCCTTCGGGAAGTACCAGCACAAGAATCTCCTCATTCTCTACGATGCTATAGGAACCCTGGCAGACTCAGTGGGTCACCACCTCAATCAGCCT GAGTACATTCAGAAGTTGATGCCCCCCCTTATTGCCAAGTGGAACGAGCTGAAGGACGAAGACAAGGATCTTTTCCCACTACTAGAG tgtCTGTCATCAGTAGCCACCGCCCTGCAGAGTGGGTTTCTGCCTTACTGTGAGCCTGTCTACCAGCGCTGTGTCACACTAGTCCAGAAGACACTAGCTCAGGCTATG ATGTACAACCAACACCCAGATCAGTATGAGGCCCCTGACAAGGACTTTATGATTGTGGCCTTGGATCTGCTGAGCGGCCTGGCTGAGGGTTTGGGGGGTCATGTGGAACAGCTAGTGGCCCGCTCTAACATCATGACCCTGCTTTTCCAGTGCATGCAG GATACCATGCCTGAGGTGAGGCAAAGCTCCTTTGCTCTACTGGGTGATTTAACCAAGGCGTGCTTCCCCCATGTTAAGCCCTGCATTG CTGAGTTTATGCCCATCCTGGGGCTCAACCTGAACCCAGAGTTTATCTCGGTGTGTAACAACGCTACCTGGGCCATTGGAGAGATCTCCATGCAAATGG AGATGCAGCCTTATGTGGGCATGGTTCTGCCACACCTGGTAGAGATAATCAATAGACCCAACACACCCAAGACTCTGCTGGAaaacacag CCATTACGATTGGCAGACTGGGTTACGTCTGTCCACAGGAAGTGgcaccacagctgcagcaatTCATTAGACCATG GTGCACATCGTTGAGGAATATCAGAGATAACGAGGAGAAGGATTCAGCCTTCCGGGGAATCTGTGTGATGATAGGCGTCAACCCTGCAGGGGTGGTGCAG gacttcattttcttctgtgaCGCGGTGGCCTCCTGGGTCAACCCCAAGGATGACCTGAGAGACATGTTTTATAAG ATCTTGCATGGCTTCAAGGACCAGGTCGGGGAAGAGAACTGGCAGCAGTTCTCTGAgcagtttcctcctctgttgaaGGAGCGCCTGTCAGCCTGCTACGGCGTCTAA
- the LOC139299736 gene encoding transportin-2-like isoform X2 translates to MEWQPDEQGLQQVLQLLKDSQSPNTVTQRAVQQKLEQLNQFPDFNNYLIFVLTRLKTEDEPTRSLSGLILKNNVKAHYQNFPPAVADFIKQECLNNIGDPSPLIRATIGILITTIASKGELQTWPELLPQLCNLLNSEDYNTCEGSFGALQKICEDSSELLDSDALNRPLNIMIPKFLQFFKHCSPKIRSHAIACVNQFIIGRAQALMDNIDTFIESLFALAADEDSEVRKNVCRALVMLLEVRIDRLIPHMHSIIQYMLQRTQDPDENVALEACEFWLTLAEQPICKEMLSGHLVQLTPILVNGMKYSEIDIILLKGDVEEDEAVPDSDQDIKPRFHKSRTVTLQHEGGEGEEGEDIEDDDDDDDDTLSDWNLRKCSAAALDVLANVFRDELLPHLLPLLKGLLFHPDWVIKESGILVLGAIAEGCMQGMVPYLPELIPHLIQCLCDKKALVRSIACWTLSRYAHWVVSQPPDSYLKPLMTELLKRILDGNKRVQEAACSAFATLEEEACTELVPYLSFILDTLVFAFGKYQHKNLLILYDAIGTLADSVGHHLNQPEYIQKLMPPLIAKWNELKDEDKDLFPLLECLSSVATALQSGFLPYCEPVYQRCVTLVQKTLAQAMMYNQHPDQYEAPDKDFMIVALDLLSGLAEGLGGHVEQLVARSNIMTLLFQCMQDTMPEVRQSSFALLGDLTKACFPHVKPCIAEFMPILGLNLNPEFISVCNNATWAIGEISMQMGAEMQPYVGMVLPHLVEIINRPNTPKTLLENTGTLSSVSLCAAITIGRLGYVCPQEVAPQLQQFIRPWCTSLRNIRDNEEKDSAFRGICVMIGVNPAGVVQDFIFFCDAVASWVNPKDDLRDMFYKILHGFKDQVGEENWQQFSEQFPPLLKERLSACYGV, encoded by the exons ATGGAGTGGCAGCCAGATGAGCAGGGACTTCAGCAGgtcctccagctgctcaaaGACTCACAATCACcgaacacagtcacacagagagcTGTCCAACAA AAACTTGAACAACTCAACCAGTTCCCTGACTTCAACAACTATCTCATCTTTGTCCTCACACGACTCAAAACTGAAG aCGAGCCGACTCGCTCTCTGAGTGGTCTGATACTGAAGAACAATGTTAAGGCCCACTACCAGAACTTCCCCCCAGCTGTTGCTGACTTCATCAAGCAGGAATGTCTCAACAACATTGGTGACCCCTCGCCTCTCATCCGTGCCACAATTg GCATCCTGATCACTACTATTGCCTCCAAGGGAGAGCTTCAAACGTGGCCTGAGCTGCTGCCCCAGCTGTGCAACTTGCTCAACTCGGAGGACTACAACACCTGCGAG GGCTCGTTTGGAGCACTGCAGAAGATCTGTGAGGACTCGTCAGAGCTGCTGGACAGCGACGCTCTGAACAGACCCCTCAACATTATGATACCTAAATTCCTTCAGTTCTTCAAGCACTGCAGCCCCAAGATTAG GTCCCATGCCATAGCCTGTGTGAACCAGTTCATCATTGGCAGAGCCCAGGCTCTAATGGACAACATTGACACCTTCATAGAG AGCCTGTTTGCGCTGGCAGCAGATGAGGACTCTGAGGTTCGAAAGAACGTGTGCCGAGCCCTGGTGATGTTACTGGAGGTTCGCATTGACCGTCTCatcccacacatgcacagcatcATCCAG TACATGCTGCAGAGAACCCAGGACCCTGATGAGAATGTGGCTCTGGAGGCCTGTGAGTTTTGGCTGACTTTAGCAGAGCAGCCCATCTGTAAGGAGATGCTGTCCGGACACCTGGTGCA ACTAACACCTATCTTGGTAAATGGGATGAAGTATTCAGAGATAGACATCATACTATTAAAG GGTGAtgtggaggaggacgaggcAGTACCAGATAGCGATCAGGACATCAAGCCCCGTTTTCACAAGTCGCGCACCGTCACCTTGCAGCAtgaaggaggggagggtgaAGAGGGTGAGGACATcgaagatgatgatgacgacgatgacgacACGCTGTCTGACTGGAACCTGC GAAAGTGTTCAGCCGCAGCACTGGATGTGCTGGCCAACGTGTTCCGTGACGAGCTACTGCCCCACCTCCTGCCGCTCCTGAAAGGTCTGCTCTTCCACCCGGACTGGGTCATCAAGGAGTCTGGCATCCTGGTGTTGGGGGCCATAGCTGAGG GCTGCATGCAGGGCATGGTGCCCTACCTGCCGGAGCTGATCCCCCACCTCATCCAGTGTCTATGCGACAAAAAGGCCCTGGTGCGCTCCATTGCCTGCTGGACCTTGAGTCGTTATGCACATTGGGTGGTCTCCCAGCCCCCCGACTCCTACCTCAAACCCCTTATGACAGAGCTTCTTAAACGTATCCTGGATGGCAACAAGAGAGTGCAGGAGGCCGCCTGTAG CGCGTTTGCCaccctggaggaggaggcgtgCACAGAGCTGGTGCCCTACCTGAGCTTTATCCTGGACACGCTGGTGTTTGCCTTCGGGAAGTACCAGCACAAGAATCTCCTCATTCTCTACGATGCTATAGGAACCCTGGCAGACTCAGTGGGTCACCACCTCAATCAGCCT GAGTACATTCAGAAGTTGATGCCCCCCCTTATTGCCAAGTGGAACGAGCTGAAGGACGAAGACAAGGATCTTTTCCCACTACTAGAG tgtCTGTCATCAGTAGCCACCGCCCTGCAGAGTGGGTTTCTGCCTTACTGTGAGCCTGTCTACCAGCGCTGTGTCACACTAGTCCAGAAGACACTAGCTCAGGCTATG ATGTACAACCAACACCCAGATCAGTATGAGGCCCCTGACAAGGACTTTATGATTGTGGCCTTGGATCTGCTGAGCGGCCTGGCTGAGGGTTTGGGGGGTCATGTGGAACAGCTAGTGGCCCGCTCTAACATCATGACCCTGCTTTTCCAGTGCATGCAG GATACCATGCCTGAGGTGAGGCAAAGCTCCTTTGCTCTACTGGGTGATTTAACCAAGGCGTGCTTCCCCCATGTTAAGCCCTGCATTG CTGAGTTTATGCCCATCCTGGGGCTCAACCTGAACCCAGAGTTTATCTCGGTGTGTAACAACGCTACCTGGGCCATTGGAGAGATCTCCATGCAAATGG GTGCAGAGATGCAGCCTTATGTGGGCATGGTTCTGCCACACCTGGTAGAGATAATCAATAGACCCAACACACCCAAGACTCTGCTGGAaaacacaggtacac tttcttctgtctccctgtgtgcAGCCATTACGATTGGCAGACTGGGTTACGTCTGTCCACAGGAAGTGgcaccacagctgcagcaatTCATTAGACCATG GTGCACATCGTTGAGGAATATCAGAGATAACGAGGAGAAGGATTCAGCCTTCCGGGGAATCTGTGTGATGATAGGCGTCAACCCTGCAGGGGTGGTGCAG gacttcattttcttctgtgaCGCGGTGGCCTCCTGGGTCAACCCCAAGGATGACCTGAGAGACATGTTTTATAAG ATCTTGCATGGCTTCAAGGACCAGGTCGGGGAAGAGAACTGGCAGCAGTTCTCTGAgcagtttcctcctctgttgaaGGAGCGCCTGTCAGCCTGCTACGGCGTCTAA
- the LOC139299736 gene encoding transportin-2-like isoform X5: protein MEWQPDEQGLQQVLQLLKDSQSPNTVTQRAVQQKLEQLNQFPDFNNYLIFVLTRLKTEDEPTRSLSGLILKNNVKAHYQNFPPAVADFIKQECLNNIGDPSPLIRATIGILITTIASKGELQTWPELLPQLCNLLNSEDYNTCEGSFGALQKICEDSSELLDSDALNRPLNIMIPKFLQFFKHCSPKIRSHAIACVNQFIIGRAQALMDNIDTFIESLFALAADEDSEVRKNVCRALVMLLEVRIDRLIPHMHSIIQYMLQRTQDPDENVALEACEFWLTLAEQPICKEMLSGHLVQLTPILVNGMKYSEIDIILLKGDVEEDEAVPDSDQDIKPRFHKSRTVTLQHEGGEGEEGEDIEDDDDDDDDTLSDWNLRKCSAAALDVLANVFRDELLPHLLPLLKGLLFHPDWVIKESGILVLGAIAEGCMQGMVPYLPELIPHLIQCLCDKKALVRSIACWTLSRYAHWVVSQPPDSYLKPLMTELLKRILDGNKRVQEAACSAFATLEEEACTELVPYLSFILDTLVFAFGKYQHKNLLILYDAIGTLADSVGHHLNQPEYIQKLMPPLIAKWNELKDEDKDLFPLLECLSSVATALQSGFLPYCEPVYQRCVTLVQKTLAQAMMYNQHPDQYEAPDKDFMIVALDLLSGLAEGLGGHVEQLVARSNIMTLLFQCMQDTMPEVRQSSFALLGDLTKACFPHVKPCIAEFMPILGLNLNPEFISVCNNATWAIGEISMQMGTSVKQQTRDCPGAEMQPYVGMVLPHLVEIINRPNTPKTLLENTAITIGRLGYVCPQEVAPQLQQFIRPWCTSLRNIRDNEEKDSAFRGICVMIGVNPAGVVQDFIFFCDAVASWVNPKDDLRDMFYKILHGFKDQVGEENWQQFSEQFPPLLKERLSACYGV, encoded by the exons ATGGAGTGGCAGCCAGATGAGCAGGGACTTCAGCAGgtcctccagctgctcaaaGACTCACAATCACcgaacacagtcacacagagagcTGTCCAACAA AAACTTGAACAACTCAACCAGTTCCCTGACTTCAACAACTATCTCATCTTTGTCCTCACACGACTCAAAACTGAAG aCGAGCCGACTCGCTCTCTGAGTGGTCTGATACTGAAGAACAATGTTAAGGCCCACTACCAGAACTTCCCCCCAGCTGTTGCTGACTTCATCAAGCAGGAATGTCTCAACAACATTGGTGACCCCTCGCCTCTCATCCGTGCCACAATTg GCATCCTGATCACTACTATTGCCTCCAAGGGAGAGCTTCAAACGTGGCCTGAGCTGCTGCCCCAGCTGTGCAACTTGCTCAACTCGGAGGACTACAACACCTGCGAG GGCTCGTTTGGAGCACTGCAGAAGATCTGTGAGGACTCGTCAGAGCTGCTGGACAGCGACGCTCTGAACAGACCCCTCAACATTATGATACCTAAATTCCTTCAGTTCTTCAAGCACTGCAGCCCCAAGATTAG GTCCCATGCCATAGCCTGTGTGAACCAGTTCATCATTGGCAGAGCCCAGGCTCTAATGGACAACATTGACACCTTCATAGAG AGCCTGTTTGCGCTGGCAGCAGATGAGGACTCTGAGGTTCGAAAGAACGTGTGCCGAGCCCTGGTGATGTTACTGGAGGTTCGCATTGACCGTCTCatcccacacatgcacagcatcATCCAG TACATGCTGCAGAGAACCCAGGACCCTGATGAGAATGTGGCTCTGGAGGCCTGTGAGTTTTGGCTGACTTTAGCAGAGCAGCCCATCTGTAAGGAGATGCTGTCCGGACACCTGGTGCA ACTAACACCTATCTTGGTAAATGGGATGAAGTATTCAGAGATAGACATCATACTATTAAAG GGTGAtgtggaggaggacgaggcAGTACCAGATAGCGATCAGGACATCAAGCCCCGTTTTCACAAGTCGCGCACCGTCACCTTGCAGCAtgaaggaggggagggtgaAGAGGGTGAGGACATcgaagatgatgatgacgacgatgacgacACGCTGTCTGACTGGAACCTGC GAAAGTGTTCAGCCGCAGCACTGGATGTGCTGGCCAACGTGTTCCGTGACGAGCTACTGCCCCACCTCCTGCCGCTCCTGAAAGGTCTGCTCTTCCACCCGGACTGGGTCATCAAGGAGTCTGGCATCCTGGTGTTGGGGGCCATAGCTGAGG GCTGCATGCAGGGCATGGTGCCCTACCTGCCGGAGCTGATCCCCCACCTCATCCAGTGTCTATGCGACAAAAAGGCCCTGGTGCGCTCCATTGCCTGCTGGACCTTGAGTCGTTATGCACATTGGGTGGTCTCCCAGCCCCCCGACTCCTACCTCAAACCCCTTATGACAGAGCTTCTTAAACGTATCCTGGATGGCAACAAGAGAGTGCAGGAGGCCGCCTGTAG CGCGTTTGCCaccctggaggaggaggcgtgCACAGAGCTGGTGCCCTACCTGAGCTTTATCCTGGACACGCTGGTGTTTGCCTTCGGGAAGTACCAGCACAAGAATCTCCTCATTCTCTACGATGCTATAGGAACCCTGGCAGACTCAGTGGGTCACCACCTCAATCAGCCT GAGTACATTCAGAAGTTGATGCCCCCCCTTATTGCCAAGTGGAACGAGCTGAAGGACGAAGACAAGGATCTTTTCCCACTACTAGAG tgtCTGTCATCAGTAGCCACCGCCCTGCAGAGTGGGTTTCTGCCTTACTGTGAGCCTGTCTACCAGCGCTGTGTCACACTAGTCCAGAAGACACTAGCTCAGGCTATG ATGTACAACCAACACCCAGATCAGTATGAGGCCCCTGACAAGGACTTTATGATTGTGGCCTTGGATCTGCTGAGCGGCCTGGCTGAGGGTTTGGGGGGTCATGTGGAACAGCTAGTGGCCCGCTCTAACATCATGACCCTGCTTTTCCAGTGCATGCAG GATACCATGCCTGAGGTGAGGCAAAGCTCCTTTGCTCTACTGGGTGATTTAACCAAGGCGTGCTTCCCCCATGTTAAGCCCTGCATTG CTGAGTTTATGCCCATCCTGGGGCTCAACCTGAACCCAGAGTTTATCTCGGTGTGTAACAACGCTACCTGGGCCATTGGAGAGATCTCCATGCAAATGG GCACAAGTGTCAAGCAGCAAACAAGGGATTGTCCTG GTGCAGAGATGCAGCCTTATGTGGGCATGGTTCTGCCACACCTGGTAGAGATAATCAATAGACCCAACACACCCAAGACTCTGCTGGAaaacacag CCATTACGATTGGCAGACTGGGTTACGTCTGTCCACAGGAAGTGgcaccacagctgcagcaatTCATTAGACCATG GTGCACATCGTTGAGGAATATCAGAGATAACGAGGAGAAGGATTCAGCCTTCCGGGGAATCTGTGTGATGATAGGCGTCAACCCTGCAGGGGTGGTGCAG gacttcattttcttctgtgaCGCGGTGGCCTCCTGGGTCAACCCCAAGGATGACCTGAGAGACATGTTTTATAAG ATCTTGCATGGCTTCAAGGACCAGGTCGGGGAAGAGAACTGGCAGCAGTTCTCTGAgcagtttcctcctctgttgaaGGAGCGCCTGTCAGCCTGCTACGGCGTCTAA